A region of the Geomonas subterranea genome:
GGTCCTCGACGGAATGACAGGTCAGCTCCGGGTAGGTCGAAACCAGCTTCGGAGCCGGCCCCCTCTCCCCGACCACCAGTTCGCCTTCCCCGATGTAGATGGTCTTCTTCTCGCACAGGTAGAGAAAGGAGTTGGCCCGCATGACCGGGACCGACCAGCGCCCTTCGTTTTCGCGGTAAAACTCGGTGAGCAGCAGCGCGCGTTCCGCGGAGATGGCGGGCTCGGCGGTAAGGCTTTCCTGGCGCAGTCGTTGTGTCCGTGCGTTCATCTATGCTCCCCCTCCTATCTGCGTGTCCAATCCCCGGGCTGTGAACAGCCGGGCGAAATCTTCCATGGTTTCCCGTGCGGGAGTCCGCGCCGCCACGGCCTCGGCGGCCGATTCCTTCCCAAGGCGCGCGGGCTTCGCGGTCCAGCTGCCGTGGTAGGGGAGGAGCCAGACCTGGCGCACTCCGGCGGCACGTGCGGCGAGGCCGGCCAGCGCCTCCATCTCTTCGGTCGTATCGTTGAAGCCCGGGACAACCGGGATCCGGATCCAGATGTTGCGGTGCACACGCCCCAACTGCTCAAGGTTGTCGAGGATGAGCCCGTTGCCCACGCCGGTCCCCTGATGGTGCAGGGTGTCGCTTGCGCACTTTAAATCGAAGAGGAAGAGGTCCACCAGCGGGGCGAGATCGAGCAGCGTCTCGGTCGGGCAGAGAGCGGCCGTATCGACGGCGGTGTGGATGCCCTGGGCGCGGCAGGCGTTCAAGAGAGTTTTCAGGAAGGCCGGTTGGCAGAGAGGTTCACCGCCCGAGAAGGTAGCCCCGCCGCCGGAATCCTCGAAAAACATGCGGTCCTTGAGGATGTTGTGCAGCACCTGTTCCGCAGTCATTTCCGAACCGAGGAGTTCGCGTGCCCCGGTTGGGCAGGCCTCCGCGCAGTCCCCGCAGGCCCGGCAGGCCTCCCTTGGCTGCAGTCCCTCGTGGCAGGCCAACAGGCAGGCGTCGCAGGAGATGCAGCGGTTCTGCGACCAGGCCGTTTGAGGAGAGGAAGTTTGGCTTTCCGGGTTATGGCACCACCAGCAGCGCGCCGGGCACCCCTTGAGAAAGACCGTAGTGCGAATCCCCGGCCCGTCGTGCAGCGAGTAGCGTTGCACGTTGAAGACGATGCCGCTATCCATGTCGCGTAATTCCCCTGCGTCCCATGGTTGGGTTACAACTCCGAGCCCCGGTTTTCATCCCCTTTATCCCTTTCATCCCTGTGAATCCCCTACACCACCCTGATCATGAACTCCGGGCATGCCGCCCCGCAGTACCCGCAGAGGATGCACTCCGCGTCGTCGACCTTGGCCTTGCCATCCACCAGCGCCAGTGCGTTGTTGGTGCAGGCCGGCACGCAGGCGCCGCACCCCTTGCAGAAGGCCTCCATGATGGTGAGCTTGCGCCGCCTCCCCTCGAGGGTGGTCCAAAGCGCCGCGTCGGCGC
Encoded here:
- a CDS encoding glycyl-radical enzyme activating protein; translation: MDSGIVFNVQRYSLHDGPGIRTTVFLKGCPARCWWCHNPESQTSSPQTAWSQNRCISCDACLLACHEGLQPREACRACGDCAEACPTGARELLGSEMTAEQVLHNILKDRMFFEDSGGGATFSGGEPLCQPAFLKTLLNACRAQGIHTAVDTAALCPTETLLDLAPLVDLFLFDLKCASDTLHHQGTGVGNGLILDNLEQLGRVHRNIWIRIPVVPGFNDTTEEMEALAGLAARAAGVRQVWLLPYHGSWTAKPARLGKESAAEAVAARTPARETMEDFARLFTARGLDTQIGGGA